From Bacteroidota bacterium, a single genomic window includes:
- a CDS encoding deoxynucleoside kinase — protein sequence MNAKYIVIEGNIGSGKTSLATMLSQYYQCNLVLEEFADNSFLPRFYEHPERWAFPLEMSFLADRYHQMKKVFDHSRHHDFKVVSDYLLDKSYIFAKNNLAQNEWLLYENFFEIISQHMPKPDILVYLSNTAEGLLKNIKKRGRGYEQKIAAGYLENIDQGYRNFMAKHPELNILVIESQELDFVNEPQHFEEIRVSLEKSLVDNQKTLFPHI from the coding sequence ATGAATGCTAAATATATAGTAATAGAAGGTAATATTGGTTCGGGCAAGACTTCGCTTGCCACCATGTTATCGCAGTATTATCAATGTAATTTAGTATTAGAAGAATTTGCCGATAATTCCTTTTTACCGAGGTTTTACGAACACCCTGAGCGGTGGGCATTTCCGCTCGAGATGAGTTTTCTGGCCGACCGTTATCATCAAATGAAAAAAGTATTTGACCACAGCAGGCATCACGATTTTAAAGTGGTTAGTGATTACCTCTTGGATAAGTCCTATATTTTCGCAAAAAATAATCTGGCACAAAACGAATGGTTGCTCTACGAAAATTTTTTTGAAATCATCAGTCAGCATATGCCAAAGCCAGATATATTGGTGTACCTTAGCAATACCGCGGAGGGTTTACTTAAAAATATAAAAAAACGTGGCCGTGGCTATGAACAGAAAATAGCAGCAGGATATCTTGAAAATATTGATCAGGGATACCGAAATTTTATGGCCAAACATCCCGAATTAAACATTTTAGTAATAGAATCTCAAGAATTAGACTTTGTAAATGAGCCTCAACATTTTGAAGAAATACGCGTTTCCTTAGAAAAATCGCTCGTTGATAATCAAAAAACCTTATTTCCTCATATTTAA